AGACGCAGTCTTCTTTATTAGAAGGAATGGAAGAAAGTCATATTACAGTCGATGGAAATACAGTCGAATTAAAGCGCCCTTTCTTTGTAATGGCGACGCAAAATCCAATTGAATATGAAGGAACCTACCCATTGCCAGAGGCTCAGTTAGACCGTTTCTTACTGAAGTTAAATATGGGGTACCCAACTGCTGCTGAAGAAATGCAGATGCTTGATTTAGTATCGAATGATCATCCGATTAATCGTATTCAAGCTGTTATGACCCGGGAAGAACTCGTAGAATTACAGAATCAAGCTGCTGAAGTGTATGTGGACCCAAATATTCAACGTTACATTGTAAACGTCGTTTCAGAGACGAGGCGTCACCCTTCTGCCTATCTAGGAGTGAGCCCTCGTGGATCGATCGCACTCATGAAGGCGGCAAAGGCTTATGCGTTTATGCAAGACCGCGACTTCGTGCTACCGGATGATGTGAAATATTTGGCTCCATTCGTATTATCCCATCGTCTGATCTTGAACTCAGAGGCGAAGTTTGAGGGAATGACCTCGAGTGATCTTGTTCATGACATTCT
The nucleotide sequence above comes from Pontibacillus chungwhensis. Encoded proteins:
- a CDS encoding AAA family ATPase codes for the protein MSQQTYLAHGKVHDLFQNIQSVMIGKEEVTTLSIVALLAKGHVLLEDVPGVGKTMLVRTLSKSVDCEFKRIQFTPDLLPSDVTGVSIYNPKTLEFEFRPGPILGNIVLADEINRTSPKTQSSLLEGMEESHITVDGNTVELKRPFFVMATQNPIEYEGTYPLPEAQLDRFLLKLNMGYPTAAEEMQMLDLVSNDHPINRIQAVMTREELVELQNQAAEVYVDPNIQRYIVNVVSETRRHPSAYLGVSPRGSIALMKAAKAYAFMQDRDFVLPDDVKYLAPFVLSHRLILNSEAKFEGMTSSDLVHDILSKVSIPVRKEK